A stretch of DNA from Acidobacteriota bacterium:
CAAGATACTGAACAGCGTCCCCATCGATAGGGCACCATACCTTCACCCAAGTCGCGGGCTTCTCAAATCACCAAATACCCACCGGCTCAGCCCCGATGCATCACCTGTCGGCAACTATTGGATTTTGACCCTTTCAGCAATCTTCCGGCTCCTCAGGAACCCAGGTGGGCGGCAGCTCTTGGGTACAGCTGGAGCCCGCCGAGGTGGAGGTAGATGGCGGTACGGAAACGGTCCCGGTTGCGGAAGCCACGGGCTGAGCGCTCGATCGGCTCCAGGCGGAAGCCAATGGCCCAGCTGTACGAACCTTTGAAGATCGCTCGGTGCTTCGACCCCAGCTCCGACCAGGGAGCATGGATCGTCTTGACCCCCGTGCTGTGGGCACTTCACTCGCGGAACGTCGGCCACCAGAACCGTGCGGTACTGGCACGTGTCCAGGTGCCACCATCGGCGCTGCCTCGTGTCGTACCGGCTCGCCAGTTCCCCACACTCTGGGCAGGCCAAGCCCGCCCCCCGCCGCCGTGCTCGACGAAGACCTCCACGTCACCGCCCACAAGCTGCAGCGCCACGCGGCCGACCGTCTACGGCGACCGGACTCCAAGAATCTGCGCGTAAAGCTCTGTGTCCCGCACTGCCGAGACTATCGCGGACCCACTACGATGCCGGAAGAGCCACTCTTCATCCTGAGAACTCCTTTGCGGACAAGTACGCTTCCCCCGTCTGAGACGCGTGTCGCCTGACCCGGTCAATCACTTCCCCCATTCCCATGATACCACCCAGCACAAGGTAGACGTGTGAATGATCGATCAGCAAGACTGGCGTGCGTTCACCTGATGCTTCCTTGACGGCAACAGACGAATAGCCCGATATCGAGACAAAAACTCCCATGGTGTTGTCAGCCTTGCTCGTCACCTTCCGATAGAAACTATCGATATCGGTCGCATCCGCTTGTCCCGCCGTGAACTTCAACTCCACCAGATACGTCGTTCCCGATAGTGTAAGTGAGCCGTCGATCTGTCTACCTGCGTGCGTGTACGGCCTACGGTTCTGGATCTCAGAGAAGTCCAGCAATGAATAGAACCAGTCCTGAAAATCATAGCCGGCCTGTTGCTCGCCGATCCTGCCCCCTAGGTCATTCAATTGGTCGTTGAGTTTCTGCAGGTTCTGCTGCGAACGGGAAACGGCCTCCTGCCGTTGCCTGAATTCGGCGCGTGCCCGCTGTCTGTCTTCTTCGGACTGGATCTCCTCCTCCTGCTTCTGGTGATATCTCTTCAGGCGAGCGACTGCGTCGTGGGCTGCCTTGATCTTCTCGGCGGAATCCTCCCAGTTCTGCAGGTCAGGGAAGTATGTTTGTTCCATCAGGTACTTCGCCATGAGCGTAAGTGCTCGCTTGCCTTTGTTGGATTTCAGTAGCCTGGGAAAAAGGCGATCAAGGAGATCCCGCTTAGACTCGTCAGAGGTCCAGGACGCAAGGAAAGACTCCGAGACACCGCACTGCCGAAGGAACTTCGCAAGGGCCTTCCGACGCCAGAATGACTTGTGGCATGTGTCGTACACCAAGTCAATGTAGTGTGGCGTTAGTCGTGTCTTCATCTTTCTTGCTCTGACTAACGGCCGAATCCAAGCGGATGCGCAGTAGTACGCATGGTCGCGGAGTTGAACGCGCGGGCATTACAGCATTCTGCGCTCTTCACCACCTCAGAAGTTTGGATGCTGTTTGCGATAAGCACGTAATAGGCTCTGTTTTTGGTCGATTGTAGCGACCTTCTTCATTCCTACGAGATCTTTCATTTCAGCAGCCTCAAGTCGATTGAAGACGATAGGGTATTTTTTACTTGATGAACCAGTGTCTACGATGTGCCCGGCTCCGCTGGTAAACGATCCTGAGGACGCACCTTGGAACTTGATGCTGGCAAATCCAAGTACGTCCTCAACATCGGCTTCGTGAACGGAGGCTTCGTAGAAGAAGCGAACCACGGGTTTCTTGAGGTCAAACTCAATGTTGGCTCCTGCCCAGGAAGAGTGATGCTCGTCCTCGTTGCCGAAGGATATTCCTGATATAGAGAAATCTTCAGCACTCGGTTCGTAGCTAAGCGTAATATAGTTGTAGTACCTGGAGCCTTCTTTGTCAGTCCTCGAGATCCAAATACCCTCGAATCGCGCCCTAACATCCAGAATTCGGCGCGCCCATCTCCACCGAAGAGGGACAACTACGAGCAGAATCTCGAGACCTCTGTAAACGAGGATTGCGAGCAGGGTGCTTACCGCAAGAGCAGAACCTGGCGAGAGGCTGAGATCATCGATAAGGTACCTACTCCCGGCCGCCGCTGATGCGCCGCCTGCCGCAACAGCTACTGTAGTAATGTAGTTTCTCACTAGCGAGCTACCACCTTAGCCAATTCATTGATGCTCTTCTCACACGAGACTTCATGCATTGTTCGCCGACAGCTCCTCCTCCGGGCCAGCGAAATGCTCTAAGCCGCCCAACCTTAAGCGCTCTATGTACCATCGCCGCGCTGCTGCTCCATCTGGATCGTCCCCCTTCACGATGTCAAATAGCGCGCAGTTTGACGAAACCGCGGCCCGAGCGGCCGGACCGAATCTGGGGATTCGATGGGTCCTCGCGAGAGGCAGAGAGCAGCGCACACGGTCGTAGGAGCCTGCCAGCGGCTCGCCACTCTCTTCTCAGGTGCTGTTTCACGGCCACCTCCAGATCGCGACTCGATACTTTGACGATTGCTAGAGTGAAAGTATACCGCAAGTTTCGATCATGGACACACCCCTCCCTGCGGCCATGGGCTCGAAGGGGTCGTAGACAAGCTCGCGGACTGCTTGGTTACCTCGGAGGGCCACCAGATACTTACCACGCAAGATACTGAACGGCCCCCTCAGCAACAGGGCACCATACCTTCACCCAGGTCGTGGGCTTCTCAAATCACCAAGTACCCACCGGCTCAGCCCCGATGCATCACCAACGGGCCGGAAGACCAAGAC
This window harbors:
- a CDS encoding restriction endonuclease, which translates into the protein MAKYLMEQTYFPDLQNWEDSAEKIKAAHDAVARLKRYHQKQEEEIQSEEDRQRARAEFRQRQEAVSRSQQNLQKLNDQLNDLGGRIGEQQAGYDFQDWFYSLLDFSEIQNRRPYTHAGRQIDGSLTLSGTTYLVELKFTAGQADATDIDSFYRKVTSKADNTMGVFVSISGYSSVAVKEASGERTPVLLIDHSHVYLVLGGIMGMGEVIDRVRRHASQTGEAYLSAKEFSG